In Deinococcus puniceus, one genomic interval encodes:
- a CDS encoding thioredoxin domain-containing protein, whose translation MNRLAAESSPYLLQHADNPVNWQPWSDAAFAEARERDVPVLLSIGYSTCHWCHVMAHESFEDEATAAYMNAHFVAVKVDREERPDVDGVYMAATQAMTGQGGWPMTVFLTPDAEPFYAGTYFPPQDRYGMPSFGRVMASVANAWATQREKMLANAEALGDHIREASRPRAAEGTGWQLTPDFLGQGVDNLRRAYDSTHGGFGGSPKFPAPTTLDFLLAQTSGREMALHTLKMMGRGGIHDQLGGGFHRYSVDERWLVPHFEKMLYDNAQLTRTLLRAYGVSGDEEFARVARGTLAYLEREMLAPDGGFYSAQDADTQGVEGLTFTWTPEEVREVLGEGPETDLILRYYNLTDAGNFEDPHRPDAGKRNVLHVLTPLEALARDLGEPEEALRTRLDSARARLHAARQLRPQPGTDDKRLTSWNGLALAAFADAGRILGDGQYLEIARRNAEFVRRELRLPDGTLRHTFKGGVARVEGLMEDHALYALGLVALFQAGGDTAHLHWARELWAIIRREFWDEEAGLFYSTGGKAERLLTRQAQAFDAAVLSDNGAGALLAVWMHRYFGDEADETIARRVVERHHADLLAATGGFGGLWQAAAFLLAPHLEIAIIGTPAERAPLERVVAAHALPYAALAFAEAGTDLPVLQDRPGGGTAYVCVGHTCDLPTRDPEVLRQQLVGLD comes from the coding sequence ATGAACCGCCTCGCCGCCGAGTCCAGCCCGTATTTGCTTCAGCACGCAGACAACCCGGTGAACTGGCAGCCGTGGAGCGACGCCGCCTTTGCCGAAGCCAGAGAACGCGACGTGCCCGTACTGCTGAGCATCGGCTATTCCACCTGCCACTGGTGCCACGTGATGGCGCACGAAAGCTTTGAAGACGAGGCCACCGCCGCCTACATGAACGCCCATTTTGTGGCGGTGAAGGTAGACCGCGAGGAGCGCCCAGACGTAGACGGCGTGTATATGGCCGCGACTCAGGCCATGACCGGGCAGGGCGGCTGGCCCATGACCGTATTCCTGACGCCCGACGCCGAGCCGTTTTATGCAGGCACGTATTTTCCGCCGCAAGACCGCTACGGCATGCCCAGCTTTGGCCGGGTCATGGCGAGTGTAGCCAACGCTTGGGCCACCCAGCGAGAGAAAATGCTGGCGAACGCTGAGGCCTTGGGCGACCATATCCGCGAAGCGAGCCGCCCGCGTGCCGCAGAGGGAACGGGCTGGCAATTGACGCCCGACTTTTTGGGGCAGGGCGTGGATAATTTGCGTAGGGCCTACGACAGCACCCACGGCGGCTTTGGCGGCTCTCCCAAGTTTCCGGCCCCCACGACGCTGGATTTCCTTTTGGCCCAGACCAGCGGGCGCGAGATGGCCCTGCACACCCTGAAGATGATGGGGCGTGGCGGCATTCATGACCAGTTAGGCGGCGGCTTTCACCGCTACAGCGTGGATGAACGCTGGCTGGTGCCCCATTTCGAGAAGATGCTGTACGACAACGCCCAACTGACCCGAACCCTGCTGCGGGCCTATGGGGTCAGCGGCGATGAGGAGTTTGCGCGGGTGGCACGCGGCACACTTGCTTATCTGGAACGGGAAATGCTTGCACCGGACGGCGGCTTCTACAGCGCACAGGACGCCGACACGCAGGGTGTGGAAGGTCTGACGTTTACGTGGACGCCGGAGGAAGTGAGGGAGGTGCTGGGTGAGGGGCCGGAAACAGACCTGATCCTGCGCTACTACAACCTGACCGACGCAGGCAATTTTGAAGACCCGCACCGCCCCGACGCGGGCAAGCGCAACGTGCTGCATGTGTTGACACCGCTGGAGGCATTGGCCCGTGATTTGGGCGAGCCGGAAGAAGCGTTGCGAACCCGCCTAGATTCCGCCCGCGCCCGCCTGCACGCCGCCCGTCAACTGCGCCCCCAACCCGGCACCGACGACAAGCGCCTGACCTCTTGGAATGGGCTGGCACTGGCCGCCTTTGCCGATGCAGGCCGGATTTTGGGCGACGGTCAATATTTGGAGATCGCCCGCCGGAACGCCGAATTTGTGCGCCGGGAATTGCGCCTGCCAGACGGCACCCTGCGGCATACCTTCAAGGGTGGCGTGGCCCGCGTGGAAGGCCTGATGGAAGACCACGCCCTATACGCGCTGGGGCTGGTGGCGCTGTTTCAGGCGGGCGGGGACACGGCGCACCTGCACTGGGCGCGGGAACTCTGGGCCATCATCCGGCGCGAGTTTTGGGATGAAGAAGCGGGCCTGTTCTACTCCACCGGGGGCAAGGCCGAACGCCTGCTGACGCGGCAAGCACAGGCTTTTGACGCCGCCGTGCTGTCGGACAACGGAGCGGGAGCGCTGCTGGCCGTGTGGATGCACCGCTATTTTGGCGATGAAGCCGACGAAACGATTGCGCGGAGAGTCGTAGAGCGCCACCACGCCGACTTGCTGGCCGCCACCGGGGGATTCGGGGGGCTGTGGCAGGCGGCGGCCTTCCTGCTCGCGCCGCATCTGGAGATTGCCATCATCGGCACGCCCGCCGAACGTGCGCCACTGGAACGGGTAGTGGCCGCCCACGCCCTGCCTTACGCGGCGCTGGCCTTTGCCGAGGCCGGAACCGATCTGCCTGTGCTGCAAGACCGTCCGGGCGGCGGCACGGCGTATGTGTGCGTGGGCCACACCTGCGATCTGCCCACCCGTGACCCGGAGGTGCTGCGGCAGCAATTGGTGGGGCTGGATTGA
- a CDS encoding transglutaminase-like domain-containing protein yields the protein MAPHDPALTPEVAPFENPVRVRAGFSLTFDVPFPTPMLFVVQPQDRLDPTGTRQRIIDQRALGAAQGIHTYTDSHGNTVWRMLAQPGTLTIGHDLIAEITRYPDPILPALRKMNVEDLPDDTIGYLLPSRYVDSDLVSAEAWDRFGHIQGGWAQVQAISDFLQDECVYGYGSNSSTTAKQALDSKRAVCRDFAHMGVAFARALNIPARYVCGYMPDIDIVPDPVPMDFHAWFEAFLDGQWRTFDARHNKPRAGRVLIAQGRDASDVAFSTTFGSARLTHMKVWADETSPETTLDDLPRPRVF from the coding sequence ATGGCACCGCACGACCCGGCTCTTACACCAGAAGTCGCCCCTTTTGAAAACCCTGTCCGCGTCCGCGCGGGCTTTTCCTTAACCTTCGACGTGCCGTTTCCCACGCCCATGCTATTCGTCGTGCAGCCGCAAGACCGCCTCGATCCCACCGGAACCCGTCAGCGCATCATCGATCAGCGGGCGCTGGGCGCGGCGCAGGGCATCCACACCTACACCGATTCTCACGGCAATACGGTGTGGCGCATGCTGGCCCAGCCGGGAACCCTCACCATCGGCCACGACCTAATCGCCGAAATCACCCGTTACCCTGACCCCATTTTGCCTGCCCTGCGCAAAATGAACGTGGAAGACTTGCCCGACGACACCATCGGTTATCTGCTGCCCAGCCGCTACGTCGACAGCGATCTGGTCAGCGCGGAAGCGTGGGACAGGTTCGGTCACATTCAGGGCGGCTGGGCGCAGGTGCAGGCCATCAGCGACTTCTTGCAGGATGAATGCGTGTACGGCTACGGCAGCAACTCGTCTACCACGGCCAAGCAAGCCCTCGACAGCAAACGCGCCGTGTGCCGCGACTTCGCGCATATGGGGGTGGCCTTTGCCCGCGCCCTCAATATTCCCGCCCGCTACGTGTGCGGCTACATGCCCGACATAGACATCGTGCCCGACCCCGTGCCGATGGACTTCCACGCTTGGTTCGAGGCGTTCCTCGACGGCCAGTGGCGCACTTTCGACGCCCGCCACAACAAACCCCGTGCAGGCCGCGTGCTGATCGCGCAGGGCCGAGACGCCAGCGATGTGGCGTTCTCGACCACCTTCGGCAGCGCCCGCCTGACCCACATGAAGGTCTGGGCCGACGAAACCAGTCCTGAAACCACGCTGGACGACTTACCCCGGCCCCGAGTGTTCTGA
- a CDS encoding class I SAM-dependent methyltransferase, which translates to MNYDDFADLYDHQYDIYRDDLHFYAGVAERTGGPVLEIGAGTGRVTAFLARRGVVVTGIEPSARMIERGRARAASDGLSLNFVQADAQTFRLEERFGLALAPFNALMHLYTPGEQLAALHNIHAHLAPGGAFVFDLYLPRFGKMNTVRHEGETFYGADGSRTDVFLVQRHDKPRQHITTEYHADTTHPDGRLTRRHYTLTQRYYTRFEMEWLLRYAGFEAPRVTGSFHGGPLDTHSEVMVFQTRAL; encoded by the coding sequence GTGAACTACGACGACTTTGCCGACCTCTACGACCACCAATACGACATCTACCGCGACGACCTGCACTTTTACGCGGGTGTGGCCGAACGCACAGGCGGCCCGGTGCTGGAAATCGGCGCAGGCACGGGCCGAGTCACGGCGTTTTTGGCGCGGAGAGGCGTGGTGGTCACGGGTATTGAACCTAGCGCACGCATGATCGAGCGGGGGCGGGCGCGGGCGGCGTCAGATGGCCTGAGCCTGAACTTTGTACAAGCCGACGCACAAACCTTCCGGCTGGAGGAACGCTTCGGGCTGGCGCTCGCGCCCTTCAATGCCCTGATGCATCTGTACACGCCGGGGGAACAATTGGCCGCGCTGCACAACATTCACGCGCATCTGGCACCGGGCGGCGCGTTCGTGTTCGACCTCTATCTGCCCCGTTTCGGCAAGATGAATACGGTGCGGCACGAGGGTGAAACCTTTTACGGCGCAGACGGCTCGCGCACCGACGTGTTTTTGGTGCAGCGCCACGACAAACCCCGCCAGCACATCACCACCGAATACCACGCCGACACCACCCACCCAGACGGACGGCTGACCCGGCGGCACTACACCCTGACGCAGCGGTACTACACGCGCTTTGAAATGGAATGGTTGCTGCGCTACGCCGGATTTGAAGCGCCCCGCGTGACGGGCAGTTTTCACGGCGGCCCGCTGGACACGCACAGTGAGGTGATGGTGTTTCAGACGCGGGCGCTGTAG
- the rpiA gene encoding ribose 5-phosphate isomerase A has protein sequence MPEAQLSGLEALKREAAVRAVALVESGMRVGLGTGSTAKYAIEEIGRRLAAGELSGIVGVATSEASDVLARQVGIPVEPLDPRPLDIAIDGADEIDPDLNLIKGLGGALLREKLTEVQARRFIVIADHTKLVSGLGEKAPVPIEIARFGFLSTIERLRALGLGGRLRQPGAQPYVSDNGNYIFDAALPQPCDALTLERTLKGTLGVIETGFFLGMAERAFVAGLDGVREVVRRG, from the coding sequence ATGCCTGAAGCCCAACTCAGTGGGCTGGAAGCCCTGAAACGGGAAGCGGCGGTGCGGGCCGTGGCGTTGGTAGAAAGTGGTATGCGCGTGGGCCTCGGCACGGGCAGCACGGCCAAATACGCCATAGAAGAAATTGGGCGCAGGCTGGCGGCGGGCGAATTGTCAGGAATTGTGGGCGTGGCGACCAGCGAGGCGAGCGACGTGCTGGCGCGGCAAGTGGGCATTCCAGTCGAACCGCTAGACCCCCGCCCCCTCGATATCGCCATAGACGGAGCGGACGAAATCGACCCCGATCTGAACCTGATCAAAGGGCTGGGCGGCGCACTGCTGCGCGAAAAGCTGACCGAAGTGCAGGCCCGGCGGTTTATCGTCATTGCCGATCACACCAAACTCGTGTCTGGTTTGGGCGAAAAAGCCCCTGTGCCGATAGAAATTGCCCGCTTTGGTTTCCTCTCTACCATCGAGCGGTTGCGGGCGCTGGGCCTCGGCGGACGGCTGCGGCAACCCGGCGCACAGCCTTACGTCAGCGACAACGGCAACTATATTTTTGATGCCGCGCTGCCCCAGCCTTGTGATGCCCTGACGCTGGAGCGCACGCTGAAAGGCACGCTTGGCGTCATCGAAACCGGGTTCTTTTTGGGTATGGCCGAACGCGCGTTCGTGGCGGGGCTGGACGGGGTGCGGGAGGTGGTGCGGCGGGGTTGA